In one window of Gudongella oleilytica DNA:
- a CDS encoding tartrate dehydrogenase, which translates to MKRYDLAVIAGDGVGKEVMQEAVKVLSAISDLTGNIDFKLNFYDYGCEYYLKTGVMMEKDGLKKLEQHDAILLGAVGYPNVPDHISLRDLLLKIRQGFNQYVNLRPIKLLPHVNGPLAGKGPDEIDMVFIRENTEGEYAGSGGIQSVGGVDTLAVQTSIFTRETTKKTMEYAFEYSRKRNKEKKLTSITKSNALNHSMVFWDSLFKEIASGYADIRTEELHVDAASMFLVQKPERFDVVVASNLFGDIMTDVGAALQGGLGFAAGANLNPEKKFPSMFEPVHGSAPDIAGKGIANPIAMIWSIKMMLDFLGHEDIGEALLNSIVYALKDKAKLTPDLGGKGTTSSVGDIICRGLVKKL; encoded by the coding sequence ATGAAAAGATATGATTTAGCTGTAATTGCTGGAGATGGAGTTGGAAAAGAAGTAATGCAGGAAGCTGTGAAGGTTTTATCAGCAATTTCTGATCTTACTGGAAATATAGACTTTAAGCTTAATTTTTATGATTATGGTTGTGAATATTATTTGAAAACTGGTGTAATGATGGAGAAGGATGGCTTGAAAAAGCTTGAGCAGCACGATGCGATCCTTCTTGGAGCAGTAGGTTATCCAAACGTTCCAGATCATATTTCACTTAGGGATCTTCTCTTAAAAATAAGGCAGGGTTTTAATCAGTATGTAAACTTAAGGCCCATAAAACTTTTACCCCATGTAAATGGACCGTTGGCAGGGAAAGGCCCAGATGAGATAGATATGGTCTTTATAAGAGAGAATACTGAAGGTGAATACGCAGGTAGCGGAGGAATTCAATCAGTAGGTGGTGTAGATACTCTGGCAGTTCAGACAAGTATTTTCACAAGAGAAACAACTAAGAAAACTATGGAATATGCTTTCGAGTATTCCAGAAAGAGAAACAAAGAAAAAAAGCTTACCAGCATAACAAAATCCAATGCGTTAAATCACAGCATGGTTTTTTGGGATTCATTGTTCAAAGAGATAGCTTCGGGATATGCAGATATAAGAACAGAAGAACTGCATGTAGATGCTGCATCCATGTTCTTGGTCCAGAAGCCTGAAAGATTTGATGTAGTGGTCGCTTCAAACCTATTTGGGGATATTATGACTGATGTAGGTGCCGCACTTCAGGGTGGTTTGGGTTTCGCTGCTGGTGCAAACTTAAATCCTGAAAAGAAATTTCCTTCAATGTTTGAACCAGTTCACGGATCCGCACCTGATATTGCTGGGAAAGGAATTGCTAACCCGATAGCAATGATTTGGTCAATTAAAATGATGTTGGACTTTTTAGGACACGAAGATATAGGAGAAGCACTATTGAATTCAATAGTATACGCACTTAAAGATAAGGCAAAATTAACTCCAGATTTGGGAGGTAAAGGTACCACATCATCTGTTGGAGATATAATATGCAGGGGTTTAGTAAAAAAATTATAA
- a CDS encoding hydroxymethylglutaryl-CoA lyase, with the protein MNVREVLITEVCPRDGFQNIDKFIETETKIEIVDSLIQAGFKKIQVTSFVNPKAVPQMRDATEVAKHMISKYPDILFTALVPNLKGAQLASDCGIKEVSYVVSASERHNQENVRRSISESFDELKIIKSNLPHLRVKVDIATAFGCPFLGDIPLEQVEFMIDNSIQIGADEIFLADTIGIGNPMQVDRMLKVLKVKYPDLRFGFHMHDTRGMGLANILVALQNGYDKFEAATGGLGGCPFAPGAAGNVATEDLINMLHSMEIRTGVDLNKLLDTTNIIKGKIKPELVSHMSNVSICDTER; encoded by the coding sequence ATGAATGTTAGAGAGGTTTTAATAACAGAAGTTTGTCCCAGAGATGGGTTCCAGAACATAGATAAATTTATTGAGACTGAGACCAAGATAGAGATTGTTGATAGCTTGATCCAGGCAGGATTTAAAAAGATACAAGTTACTTCTTTTGTAAACCCAAAGGCTGTTCCTCAGATGAGAGATGCAACCGAGGTAGCAAAACACATGATTAGCAAATACCCTGACATACTTTTTACGGCTTTGGTGCCAAACCTTAAAGGTGCACAGCTTGCCAGCGATTGCGGTATAAAAGAAGTCAGCTATGTAGTTTCGGCAAGCGAGAGGCATAATCAGGAAAATGTTAGAAGAAGTATAAGTGAATCATTCGATGAACTCAAGATAATAAAGTCGAATCTTCCACACTTAAGAGTTAAGGTTGATATAGCCACGGCTTTTGGATGCCCATTTCTCGGGGATATACCTTTAGAACAGGTTGAATTCATGATTGACAATTCGATCCAGATAGGTGCAGATGAGATTTTTCTTGCAGACACTATTGGGATAGGAAATCCGATGCAAGTAGATAGGATGCTGAAAGTTTTAAAGGTCAAATATCCTGATTTAAGGTTTGGTTTCCATATGCATGATACCCGCGGGATGGGCCTTGCAAATATCCTGGTAGCTTTACAAAACGGTTATGACAAGTTTGAGGCAGCAACAGGTGGACTGGGAGGGTGCCCTTTTGCTCCGGGTGCAGCTGGAAATGTAGCTACAGAAGACTTGATAAATATGCTGCACTCTATGGAAATTAGAACAGGTGTTGACTTAAATAAGCTTCTCGATACAACTAACATAATTAAGGGCAAAATTAAGCCTGAGCTAGTAAGCCATATGTCGAATGTATCAATTTGCGATACTGAGAGGTGA
- a CDS encoding SLC13 family permease — protein MGLEVLSLLFLVGAIAIGFFRKINTGLVAIGLSLILGSIGGVSVKDITGGFPTSLFITLLGVMFLFSISQENGTLELLAKKTVSLAGKRTNLIPIIVFVFSTILAAVGPGTIPVMSLMAPYTCALAASMGYSPLLLGATSVLGAAAGGISPIAPTGILGISLAADQGITGIATPYFINSLIAQSVYFIVIYFVLKGHKMKSDMVLNWRELPKFNTKQMITLAGMAALVIGVIIFKLNVGLLAFTIGVFLLLLKVSNEKKVIAGIPWSTLILVTGVNVLMSVVIKLGGINLLANGLASIMTPSTAPSIIGLTAGIMSWFSSTSGVVMPTLIPTVNTVIEAVGDGVSAIALVSAITNTAHVAGTSPISTGGSLGLASYVQASGASEEEERKLFVQMFLVAIGGVFVVALVAGSGVYTLF, from the coding sequence ATGGGTTTAGAAGTGTTATCATTATTGTTCTTGGTAGGAGCTATTGCAATCGGTTTCTTTAGAAAGATTAACACCGGTTTAGTAGCTATAGGTTTATCTTTGATTTTAGGTTCAATTGGGGGTGTCAGTGTTAAGGATATTACAGGTGGTTTTCCTACCAGTCTTTTTATCACTTTGCTCGGAGTTATGTTTTTGTTCAGTATCTCTCAAGAAAATGGTACTTTAGAGTTACTAGCTAAGAAAACAGTATCTCTTGCAGGAAAGAGAACAAACCTTATTCCAATCATAGTTTTTGTTTTTTCAACTATTCTCGCTGCAGTCGGTCCAGGAACAATACCAGTCATGTCATTGATGGCTCCATATACTTGCGCACTAGCGGCATCGATGGGGTATTCGCCTCTTTTATTAGGAGCAACTTCTGTATTGGGAGCTGCTGCTGGCGGTATATCACCAATTGCTCCTACTGGCATACTGGGAATTTCATTAGCGGCTGATCAAGGTATTACAGGAATTGCAACACCGTATTTCATTAACTCTTTGATAGCGCAATCAGTATATTTTATAGTTATTTATTTCGTACTTAAAGGTCATAAAATGAAGTCAGATATGGTTTTAAACTGGAGAGAGCTGCCGAAGTTTAACACTAAGCAAATGATAACCTTAGCAGGAATGGCTGCTTTAGTAATTGGAGTAATTATTTTTAAACTTAATGTAGGACTATTAGCATTTACAATTGGTGTATTTTTACTGCTATTAAAAGTATCAAACGAAAAGAAGGTTATTGCAGGCATACCATGGAGTACTCTAATACTTGTAACTGGAGTAAATGTGCTTATGAGTGTGGTTATAAAGCTCGGTGGAATTAATTTGTTGGCAAATGGACTAGCCTCTATAATGACTCCATCGACTGCACCTAGTATTATTGGGTTAACTGCTGGTATAATGTCTTGGTTTAGTTCTACATCAGGAGTTGTAATGCCTACACTTATACCTACTGTTAATACAGTAATTGAAGCAGTGGGTGATGGGGTTTCTGCTATTGCATTAGTTTCAGCGATAACAAATACAGCTCACGTTGCTGGTACAAGTCCTATTTCGACTGGAGGTTCTTTAGGTTTAGCTTCGTATGTACAGGCATCAGGAGCTTCAGAGGAAGAGGAAAGAAAACTGTTTGTACAGATGTTCCTTGTTGCAATAGGAGGTGTTTTTGTAGTTGCTTTAGTAGCAGGATCGGGCGTGTATACACTTTTCTAA
- a CDS encoding sensor histidine kinase, which produces MKINLVPNVSHDLKTPLTSIIRYVDVLSRAEDLSPVFRDYVRILSEKSERLNNNVSDLFGLAKSTSGNISLDLETLDLKNWWNRQLLIWMTASSHRVWWLSGTFLMSRFRWFQIERSFTGLFKTSWTMHLSTPLKVHGYL; this is translated from the coding sequence ATGAAGATCAACCTGGTCCCCAACGTATCCCATGACCTAAAGACTCCCCTTACTTCTATCATAAGATATGTGGACGTACTATCCAGGGCGGAGGATCTGTCTCCGGTTTTCAGGGATTATGTAAGGATCCTGTCTGAAAAGTCAGAAAGGCTCAATAACAATGTTTCAGATTTGTTTGGCCTGGCCAAAAGCACCAGCGGGAACATCAGTCTTGATTTGGAGACCCTGGATCTTAAAAACTGGTGGAACAGACAGTTGTTGATATGGATGACAGCATCAAGTCATCGGGTTTGGTGGTTAAGCGGAACCTTCCTCATGAGCCGGTTCAGGTGGTTTCAGATAGAAAGAAGCTTTACAGGGTTATTCAAAACCTCTTGGACAATGCACTTAAGTACTCCCTTGAAGGTACATGGATATTTGTAG
- a CDS encoding M20 metallopeptidase family protein — MLKSKRIVELANEISEDLVRDRRFLHQNPELGLELPVTVGYVRKRLTEMGYDVQDCGKSGLVAIAGSDHDGKVFLIRGDMDALPVKEETDLEFKSESGRMHACGHDFHTAMMLGAAKILKEVEDEIPGRVKLMFQPAEETLMGAKDMIKAGVLENPSVDAALMIHVMTGVPSPEGIVVIPPEGTCSAASDWFEIHVQGKGGHGAMPNTTIDPINVATHIYQSLQTINSREIPPSETAVLTIGMFKAGDTSNVIPDKAQMNGTIRTFNPEIRNFIKERIKDISINTSVALRAKADVNIIDGCPSLLVDGKLSREVFESLNELFDGEGVLKWEDVMGNTTMSGSEDFAFVSEKVPTIMLALSAGDSNNGYAYPQHHPKADFNEAVLPRGAAIYAYAAIKWLEENK, encoded by the coding sequence ATGCTAAAAAGCAAAAGGATAGTTGAACTTGCAAATGAAATCAGCGAAGACCTTGTAAGGGACAGGCGTTTCTTGCATCAGAATCCTGAACTGGGCCTGGAATTACCTGTTACAGTGGGGTATGTAAGAAAGAGGCTCACAGAAATGGGCTATGATGTTCAGGACTGTGGTAAATCTGGATTGGTTGCCATTGCCGGTTCTGATCATGATGGGAAGGTTTTCCTGATAAGAGGGGACATGGACGCCCTACCTGTGAAGGAGGAAACAGACCTTGAGTTTAAGTCAGAATCTGGAAGGATGCATGCTTGTGGACACGACTTTCACACAGCAATGATGCTTGGAGCCGCAAAGATATTAAAAGAAGTAGAGGATGAAATACCCGGAAGGGTTAAATTAATGTTTCAGCCAGCGGAAGAAACCTTAATGGGAGCAAAGGATATGATTAAAGCTGGAGTGCTCGAGAACCCAAGCGTGGATGCGGCACTTATGATTCATGTAATGACAGGTGTGCCATCACCCGAAGGGATAGTTGTGATACCTCCGGAGGGGACCTGCTCGGCGGCTTCTGATTGGTTTGAGATACATGTTCAGGGAAAGGGTGGACATGGTGCGATGCCTAATACAACCATTGATCCCATCAACGTAGCCACTCATATTTACCAATCGCTTCAGACAATCAATTCAAGAGAAATTCCACCTTCAGAAACAGCGGTTCTCACTATAGGGATGTTCAAGGCTGGCGATACATCAAATGTTATACCTGACAAGGCTCAAATGAATGGTACAATAAGAACCTTCAATCCTGAAATCAGAAATTTTATTAAGGAAAGAATCAAAGATATTTCTATAAATACTTCAGTAGCGTTGAGAGCAAAAGCGGATGTCAATATAATAGATGGCTGTCCTTCATTGTTGGTGGATGGGAAGCTTTCCAGGGAAGTATTTGAATCCCTGAATGAACTGTTCGATGGAGAAGGCGTTCTTAAGTGGGAAGATGTAATGGGAAATACCACGATGTCAGGATCTGAGGACTTTGCTTTTGTAAGTGAAAAGGTTCCAACCATCATGTTGGCACTTTCGGCAGGAGATTCAAACAATGGTTATGCATATCCACAACACCATCCAAAGGCAGATTTTAATGAGGCAGTATTGCCAAGAGGTGCTGCAATCTACGCTTATGCTGCAATAAAATGGCTTGAAGAGAATAAATAA
- a CDS encoding DUF5058 family protein — MGFTEISNGSLLYTLVIIGLIYITIYASIFLVRSYRRSLELGMSKKQVNDVIKSSLAFTVVPSIAIVVGFFSLAAVLGIPWPWWRLSVIGSVSYELMAADMAAKGMEYSSIAAMVEANDPTVFVSMMIVMTIGILGGLMVLIPFGKKMMVGLMAAREKKENTWGVVMNSSFMLTLLAVFIPIMVISDRISALTLGTSAFITVILGIIIKKFKVYWLGNFVLALTLILAMATSVFWQRLLG; from the coding sequence TTGGGGTTTACGGAAATTTCTAACGGATCACTACTTTATACTCTGGTAATTATTGGCCTTATATATATAACAATATATGCGTCCATATTTCTGGTTAGGAGTTACAGGAGGTCATTAGAACTGGGGATGTCAAAAAAACAAGTTAATGATGTAATTAAATCATCCCTAGCTTTTACTGTAGTTCCTAGTATTGCAATAGTAGTTGGATTTTTCTCTTTAGCGGCTGTTTTGGGAATACCTTGGCCATGGTGGAGATTGTCTGTAATTGGTTCGGTTAGCTATGAACTGATGGCTGCGGATATGGCTGCTAAAGGCATGGAGTACTCTTCCATAGCTGCTATGGTAGAGGCAAATGACCCGACGGTTTTTGTTTCGATGATGATAGTGATGACAATTGGAATATTAGGTGGGCTTATGGTTCTTATACCTTTTGGGAAAAAGATGATGGTAGGGCTTATGGCAGCAAGAGAAAAGAAGGAAAATACTTGGGGTGTGGTAATGAACTCAAGTTTTATGCTGACACTATTAGCGGTCTTTATTCCTATAATGGTGATTTCTGATAGGATAAGTGCCTTGACACTTGGAACAAGTGCATTTATTACGGTTATACTTGGAATCATAATAAAGAAATTCAAAGTATACTGGCTAGGTAACTTCGTTTTAGCACTTACACTTATACTGGCTATGGCTACATCGGTATTCTGGCAGAGACTATTGGGGTAG
- a CDS encoding FCD domain-containing protein produces the protein MGYVGDQVDLHPFCFQQTTRPQFKEFEVLDEQFHSIIANAAYNDVLLKFAQNINKLRGSKLWGNMKYKSLQKEGRITRYKVEHKAIYLELVNRDFNEVDTLPKNI, from the coding sequence ATGGGATACGTTGGGGACCAGGTTGATCTTCATCCTTTCTGCTTTCAGCAGACTACTCGGCCACAGTTCAAAGAATTCGAGGTTTTAGATGAGCAGTTTCATTCAATAATTGCCAATGCAGCATATAACGATGTTCTTCTAAAGTTTGCTCAAAACATAAATAAACTTAGAGGAAGCAAGTTGTGGGGAAACATGAAATACAAGAGTCTTCAAAAGGAAGGAAGAATAACAAGATATAAAGTCGAGCATAAAGCAATCTATTTAGAATTAGTAAACAGAGATTTCAACGAGGTTGACACCTTACCAAAAAATATTTGA